A stretch of Pseudomonadota bacterium DNA encodes these proteins:
- the cmk gene encoding (d)CMP kinase, whose protein sequence is MIVSIDGLAGTGKGTLAKELARLYRMKYLDTGTLYRTVAHLVLENKLDPYHEPDCVRMAEQGMEAFDFKHIGNNEFATFINDENVSRDIRRPAVNEIVAMIADYPTVRAALKMFQVSFAELWSERIGVIMDGRDIGSVICPHAEVKLCLDASPKVRAERRQKELASKGFDETLENCLAEVHKRDSVDESRIKALLDMDDKVVYIDTSDMNVAEVLNAAIDAIGHDKLKVAI, encoded by the coding sequence ATGATTGTTTCAATTGATGGCCTAGCAGGCACAGGAAAAGGAACTCTTGCAAAAGAACTTGCGAGGCTCTACCGCATGAAATACCTCGATACGGGCACGCTATACCGTACTGTGGCGCATCTTGTGCTTGAAAATAAGCTAGACCCTTACCATGAGCCTGACTGTGTGCGTATGGCTGAGCAGGGCATGGAAGCGTTTGACTTTAAGCATATTGGTAACAATGAGTTTGCAACCTTCATTAACGATGAGAACGTGAGCCGTGATATTCGTCGTCCAGCGGTGAATGAGATTGTTGCGATGATTGCGGACTACCCAACGGTGCGTGCGGCGCTTAAAATGTTTCAGGTAAGCTTTGCAGAGCTTTGGAGTGAGCGCATTGGTGTGATTATGGATGGCCGTGATATTGGCTCAGTGATTTGCCCACATGCAGAGGTGAAGCTGTGCCTTGATGCCAGCCCTAAAGTGCGCGCAGAGCGCAGGCAAAAGGAACTGGCGAGTAAAGGTTTTGATGAAACCCTTGAAAATTGCCTTGCGGAGGTCCATAAACGTGACAGTGTAGATGAGTCTAGAATCAAGGCTTTACTTGACATGGACGACAAAGTGGTCTATATCGACACCAGTGATATGAATGTAGCGGAGGTGCTTAATGCAGCCATCGATGCAATCGGTCACGATAAGTTAAAGGTTGCCATCTAG